One window of Vespa velutina chromosome 2, iVesVel2.1, whole genome shotgun sequence genomic DNA carries:
- the LOC124947307 gene encoding uncharacterized protein LOC124947307 isoform X2, with protein MRKLSSIESTQTCDEELPPFELWLCTIGNGSTFPYVLGGLPVHSEKGDENCASHVYHVGASARTASFLVRSRNSRIEIEGRRRNRINEIERTIYYYIFVKSTMTRKANFQGRLILILALITACMTIVQSTKTKEEKIDIGNDSREKRHVGITEVSSADRGERSTNIPNIRVFNKSSSSSKSNEISSETGRKVSHRLIGGHLRDDRVKKLCDVKDEDMLASSAGNGKETKSSLRSDDDDERKTLSQQVKEGKYGLIQNEIYENEDKPRRPGIISYLDNPEVPRDTIENLGGLDEDEIWLAENHLLVLKGGNFPGRGPTNRPSFYPSNKNKEKWPPIDNYQAPKRQVKIPSKPKVPPPFPVQLKDGGPIQIIGINGSTEIENVTLDRTMDPFYGKGGILPGDGPFFTITSNGTIVVPDFDYPFNSTTDDVKGSTVTNDDGKNIKSEEPPIYYHAIPPGAVFVPPPSNRSDYDDEDQSIYYPPPYSFYYPQDNTTSVPPGPLVPGIILPPPPDFFSSLEEKKTTTKKYTKRPGTSMLPKSRPTYLPPRKLTTRKQWESTTVVPRISTTQLPRTRIYNSSMLKNLTGTPVTRIHSSTVPYEEVTTVIPEIRSTLRNNNKYYGVSSLIGNRVIETSTEDKVQTWPRSTNSKSLPVLTYYASTTPSSIDESVEVTPASIKNVITTEQPVQLPNRASYYFYEESNDGNVASTVESAPVYYQTTTESPYYKFETLSEQSRDEKPYYRIETNSPKDISSSRDYNVKLIDALVDNPQIFQYRGSEDSSTKYDSTLNRDQGERLLADQAPIYYQTITPRPSLSLQRSYYTTPKSSSRYYQESKERVDNRQDTISKPIYQYSFEVADYSRRGQDQRPYYRQQNERVTYDYQTVKSNNNQRYNYENDQPDKVPYKIQSHIYPSTTGRSTLNVTPNPQHAYFTRQEERLLDDVTKEYFTIFGKKINGKETQSTTPIYNKANHVTEKPNYNVNRYVSNDYNVPPEITYRDQLYYDNDAPPPPPPPNLESDTRVNYRRPLPPINPDSEFIEVFDPKQRGQPYVQQEPTISLKDDILVNYRNPRPSINPDAEFIHPISIPNQGSVNTEKNSAYFAYRLPGDGGHFYFLTPQAIRQEQNGGDSGSNDNNDDGDSGGGGGGGGSSDGYYYPKPKGPKLLRRRRNLYNV; from the exons CGAGCGCTCGCACCGCGTCTTTCCTCGTTCGTTCTCGAAATTCGAGAATCGAAATCGAAGGGAGACGACGTAATAGAATCAACGAGATCGAAcgtacgatatattattatatcttcgtTAAATCGACG atGACTCGCAAGGCAAACTTCCAGGGACGATTGATCCTGATTCTAGCATTAATAACGGCATGTATGACGATCGTCCAATCGACgaagacaaaagaagaaaagatcgatATTGGCAATGATAGTAGGGAAAAAAGACACGTAGGAATCACTGAAGTATCGTCCGCCGATCGAGGAGAACGATCTACTAATATACCAAACATTCGAGTTTTCAACAAATCATCATCGAGTAGTAAAAGCAATGAGATAAGCTCGGAAACAGGAAGGAAAGTATCCCATAGATTAATCGGAGGTCATTTGAGAGATGACAGggtaaaaaaattatgcgaTGTGAAAGATGAGGATATGTTAGCGTCGTCGGCTGGTAATggtaaagaaacaaaaagttcACTTCGTagtgacgacgacgatgaaagaaaaactctGTCACAACAGGTAAAGGAAGGTAAATATGGTCTgatacaaaatgaaatatacgaAAATGAGGATAAACCTAGGCGACCGGGTATCATAAGTTATCTCGATAATCCCGAGGTACCGAGAGATACCATTGAAAATCTCGGTGGTCTTGACGAGGATGAAATATGGTTGGCGGAAAATCATTTGCTTGTATTAAAGGGCGGTAATTTTCCGGGACGTGGTCCAACAAATCGGCCGTCGTTTTATCCGTCGaataagaacaaagaaaagtgGCCACCGATCGATAATTATCAAGCACCTAAAAGACAGGTCAAAATACCGTCTAAACCAAAAGTACCACCACCATTTCCTGTACAACTTAAGGATGGAGGACCGATACAGATTATTGGGATCAATGGTAGTACAGAGATCGAAAATGTTACGTTAGATCGGACAATGGATCCTTTTTATGGGAAGGGAGGTATTTTACCAGGGGATGGACCGTTCTTTACGATAACATCAAATGGTACAATCGTCGTACCAGATTTTGATTATCCTTTTAATTCTACCACGGATGATGTTAAAGGATCAACCGTTACAAATGACGatggaaaaaatatcaaatccgAGGAACCACCAATTTACTATCATGCAATACCACCTGGCGCTGTATTTGTACCACCACCAAGCAATCGTTCCGATTACGATGACGAGGATCAATCGATATATTATCCACCACCGTATAGCTTTTATTATCCGCAAGATAATACTACGTCAGTACCACCAGGTCCTTTAGTACCTGGTATCATTTTGCCACCACCGCCAGACTTCTTCTCATCActcgaggaaaagaaaactacGACGAAGAAATATACTAAACGTCCAGGCACCTCGATGCTTCCAAAATCAAGACCGACTTATCTTCCACCGAGAAAGCTTACAACGAGAAAACAATGGGAAAGTACGACGGTCGTGCCAAGAATAAGTACAACGCAATTGCCACGTACGAGAATATACAATTCATCGATGTTAAAGAATTTAACGGGAACACCCGTTACAAGGATTCATTCAAGTACCGTACCTTACGAAGAAGTTACGACTGTTATACCAGAAATACGATCTactttaagaaataataataaatattacggcGTTAGTTCATTGATTGGAAATAGAGTGATAGAAACTAGTACAGAAGATAAGGTTCAAACGTGGCCCAGATCGACCAATAGCAAATCTCTTCCGGTATTGACTTATTATGCTTCAACGACACCTTCGTCAATCGATGAATCCGTGGAAGTGACACCAGCTTCTATCAAGAACGTTATAACGACCGAACAACCAGTACAATTACCGAACAGAGCatcatattatttctatgaGGAATCTAATGATGGTAATGTTGCTAGTACCGTAGAATCGGCACCAGTTTATTATCAGACTACTACGGAATCCCcttattataaattcgaaaCACTTTCTGAACAATCAAGAGACGAGAAACCATATTATAGAATCGAAACTAATTCACCAAAGGATATCTCTTCATCGAGAGATTACAATGTTAAACTGATAGATGCCCTTGTTGATAATcctcaaatatttcaatatagaGGTTCCGAAGATTCATCCACGAAATATGATTCAACATTGAATAGAGATCAAGGCGAACGATTATTGGCGGATCAAGCTCCGATCTATTATCAAACGATAACACCTCGTCCGTCTTTATCATTACAACGATCCTATTACACTACACCAAAATCTTCTTCTAGGTATTATCAAGAATCGAAAGAACGAGTTGACAATAGACAAGATACGATATCTAAACCAATTTATCAATACAGTTTCGAAGTAGCTGATTATTCGAGGAGAGGTCAGGATCAACGACCTTATTATAGACAACAAAATGAACGTGTTACGTACGATTATCAAACAGTTAAATCTAATAACAATCAACGATATAATTATGAGAACGATCAACCGGATAAGGTACCTTACAAAATTCAAAGTCACATATATCCATCTACGACTGGTCGATCAACGTTAAACGTTACTCCCAATCCTCAGCATGCATATTTCACGCGACAAGAGGAAAGACTTTTGGACGACGTTACGAAAGAATACTTTACGATATTtggtaagaaaattaatggaaaGGAAACACAAAGTACTACGCCGATTTATAACAAGGCCAATCATGTTACGGAGAAACCCAATTACAATGTTAATAGATATGTATCAAATGATTATAACGTACCACCGGAAATTACTTATAGAGATCAGTTATATTACGATAACGatgcaccaccaccaccaccaccaccaaatCTAGAAAGTGATACACGCGTTAATTATCGCCGACCTTTACCACCTATCAATCCAGACAGCGAATTTATTGAAGTATTCGATCCAAAACAACGTGGACAACCGTATGTTCAACAAGAACCAACAATTTCCCTTAAGGACGATATACTTGTTAATTATCGTAATCCAAGGCCATCGATAAATCCCGATGCCGAATTTATTCATCCTATTTCTATACCTAATCAAGGTTCTGTTAATACTGAAAAAAATAGTGCATACTTTGCCTATAGATTACCAGGCGACGGtggtcatttttatttccttacgCCTCAAGCGATTAGGCAAGAACAAAATGGAGGAGATAGtggtagtaatgataataacgatgacggtgatagtggtggtggtggtggtggtggtggtagtagtgatGGTTATTACTATCCAAAGCCAAAAGGTCCGAAGCTTTTACGACGTAGAAGAAATCTTTATAACGTATAA
- the LOC124947307 gene encoding uncharacterized protein LOC124947307 isoform X4, with amino-acid sequence MTRKANFQGRLILILALITACMTIVQSTKTKEEKIDIGNDSREKRHVGITEVSSADRGERSTNIPNIRVFNKSSSSSKSNEISSETGRKVSHRLIGGHLRDDRVKKLCDVKDEDMLASSAGNGKETKSSLRSDDDDERKTLSQQVKEGKYGLIQNEIYENEDKPRRPGIISYLDNPEVPRDTIENLGGLDEDEIWLAENHLLVLKGGNFPGRGPTNRPSFYPSNKNKEKWPPIDNYQAPKRQVKIPSKPKVPPPFPVQLKDGGPIQIIGINGSTEIENVTLDRTMDPFYGKGGILPGDGPFFTITSNGTIVVPDFDYPFNSTTDDVKGSTVTNDDGKNIKSEEPPIYYHAIPPGAVFVPPPSNRSDYDDEDQSIYYPPPYSFYYPQDNTTSVPPGPLVPGIILPPPPDFFSSLEEKKTTTKKYTKRPGTSMLPKSRPTYLPPRKLTTRKQWESTTVVPRISTTQLPRTRIYNSSMLKNLTGTPVTRIHSSTVPYEEVTTVIPEIRSTLRNNNKYYGVSSLIGNRVIETSTEDKVQTWPRSTNSKSLPVLTYYASTTPSSIDESVEVTPASIKNVITTEQPVQLPNRASYYFYEESNDGNVASTVESAPVYYQTTTESPYYKFETLSEQSRDEKPYYRIETNSPKDISSSRDYNVKLIDALVDNPQIFQYRGSEDSSTKYDSTLNRDQGERLLADQAPIYYQTITPRPSLSLQRSYYTTPKSSSRYYQESKERVDNRQDTISKPIYQYSFEVADYSRRGQDQRPYYRQQNERVTYDYQTVKSNNNQRYNYENDQPDKVPYKIQSHIYPSTTGRSTLNVTPNPQHAYFTRQEERLLDDVTKEYFTIFGKKINGKETQSTTPIYNKANHVTEKPNYNVNRYVSNDYNVPPEITYRDQLYYDNDAPPPPPPPNLESDTRVNYRRPLPPINPDSEFIEVFDPKQRGQPYVQQEPTISLKDDILVNYRNPRPSINPDAEFIHPISIPNQGSVNTEKNSAYFAYRLPGDGGHFYFLTPQAIRQEQNGGDSGSNDNNDDGDSGGGGGGGGSSDGYYYPKPKGPKLLRRRRNLYNV; translated from the coding sequence atGACTCGCAAGGCAAACTTCCAGGGACGATTGATCCTGATTCTAGCATTAATAACGGCATGTATGACGATCGTCCAATCGACgaagacaaaagaagaaaagatcgatATTGGCAATGATAGTAGGGAAAAAAGACACGTAGGAATCACTGAAGTATCGTCCGCCGATCGAGGAGAACGATCTACTAATATACCAAACATTCGAGTTTTCAACAAATCATCATCGAGTAGTAAAAGCAATGAGATAAGCTCGGAAACAGGAAGGAAAGTATCCCATAGATTAATCGGAGGTCATTTGAGAGATGACAGggtaaaaaaattatgcgaTGTGAAAGATGAGGATATGTTAGCGTCGTCGGCTGGTAATggtaaagaaacaaaaagttcACTTCGTagtgacgacgacgatgaaagaaaaactctGTCACAACAGGTAAAGGAAGGTAAATATGGTCTgatacaaaatgaaatatacgaAAATGAGGATAAACCTAGGCGACCGGGTATCATAAGTTATCTCGATAATCCCGAGGTACCGAGAGATACCATTGAAAATCTCGGTGGTCTTGACGAGGATGAAATATGGTTGGCGGAAAATCATTTGCTTGTATTAAAGGGCGGTAATTTTCCGGGACGTGGTCCAACAAATCGGCCGTCGTTTTATCCGTCGaataagaacaaagaaaagtgGCCACCGATCGATAATTATCAAGCACCTAAAAGACAGGTCAAAATACCGTCTAAACCAAAAGTACCACCACCATTTCCTGTACAACTTAAGGATGGAGGACCGATACAGATTATTGGGATCAATGGTAGTACAGAGATCGAAAATGTTACGTTAGATCGGACAATGGATCCTTTTTATGGGAAGGGAGGTATTTTACCAGGGGATGGACCGTTCTTTACGATAACATCAAATGGTACAATCGTCGTACCAGATTTTGATTATCCTTTTAATTCTACCACGGATGATGTTAAAGGATCAACCGTTACAAATGACGatggaaaaaatatcaaatccgAGGAACCACCAATTTACTATCATGCAATACCACCTGGCGCTGTATTTGTACCACCACCAAGCAATCGTTCCGATTACGATGACGAGGATCAATCGATATATTATCCACCACCGTATAGCTTTTATTATCCGCAAGATAATACTACGTCAGTACCACCAGGTCCTTTAGTACCTGGTATCATTTTGCCACCACCGCCAGACTTCTTCTCATCActcgaggaaaagaaaactacGACGAAGAAATATACTAAACGTCCAGGCACCTCGATGCTTCCAAAATCAAGACCGACTTATCTTCCACCGAGAAAGCTTACAACGAGAAAACAATGGGAAAGTACGACGGTCGTGCCAAGAATAAGTACAACGCAATTGCCACGTACGAGAATATACAATTCATCGATGTTAAAGAATTTAACGGGAACACCCGTTACAAGGATTCATTCAAGTACCGTACCTTACGAAGAAGTTACGACTGTTATACCAGAAATACGATCTactttaagaaataataataaatattacggcGTTAGTTCATTGATTGGAAATAGAGTGATAGAAACTAGTACAGAAGATAAGGTTCAAACGTGGCCCAGATCGACCAATAGCAAATCTCTTCCGGTATTGACTTATTATGCTTCAACGACACCTTCGTCAATCGATGAATCCGTGGAAGTGACACCAGCTTCTATCAAGAACGTTATAACGACCGAACAACCAGTACAATTACCGAACAGAGCatcatattatttctatgaGGAATCTAATGATGGTAATGTTGCTAGTACCGTAGAATCGGCACCAGTTTATTATCAGACTACTACGGAATCCCcttattataaattcgaaaCACTTTCTGAACAATCAAGAGACGAGAAACCATATTATAGAATCGAAACTAATTCACCAAAGGATATCTCTTCATCGAGAGATTACAATGTTAAACTGATAGATGCCCTTGTTGATAATcctcaaatatttcaatatagaGGTTCCGAAGATTCATCCACGAAATATGATTCAACATTGAATAGAGATCAAGGCGAACGATTATTGGCGGATCAAGCTCCGATCTATTATCAAACGATAACACCTCGTCCGTCTTTATCATTACAACGATCCTATTACACTACACCAAAATCTTCTTCTAGGTATTATCAAGAATCGAAAGAACGAGTTGACAATAGACAAGATACGATATCTAAACCAATTTATCAATACAGTTTCGAAGTAGCTGATTATTCGAGGAGAGGTCAGGATCAACGACCTTATTATAGACAACAAAATGAACGTGTTACGTACGATTATCAAACAGTTAAATCTAATAACAATCAACGATATAATTATGAGAACGATCAACCGGATAAGGTACCTTACAAAATTCAAAGTCACATATATCCATCTACGACTGGTCGATCAACGTTAAACGTTACTCCCAATCCTCAGCATGCATATTTCACGCGACAAGAGGAAAGACTTTTGGACGACGTTACGAAAGAATACTTTACGATATTtggtaagaaaattaatggaaaGGAAACACAAAGTACTACGCCGATTTATAACAAGGCCAATCATGTTACGGAGAAACCCAATTACAATGTTAATAGATATGTATCAAATGATTATAACGTACCACCGGAAATTACTTATAGAGATCAGTTATATTACGATAACGatgcaccaccaccaccaccaccaccaaatCTAGAAAGTGATACACGCGTTAATTATCGCCGACCTTTACCACCTATCAATCCAGACAGCGAATTTATTGAAGTATTCGATCCAAAACAACGTGGACAACCGTATGTTCAACAAGAACCAACAATTTCCCTTAAGGACGATATACTTGTTAATTATCGTAATCCAAGGCCATCGATAAATCCCGATGCCGAATTTATTCATCCTATTTCTATACCTAATCAAGGTTCTGTTAATACTGAAAAAAATAGTGCATACTTTGCCTATAGATTACCAGGCGACGGtggtcatttttatttccttacgCCTCAAGCGATTAGGCAAGAACAAAATGGAGGAGATAGtggtagtaatgataataacgatgacggtgatagtggtggtggtggtggtggtggtggtagtagtgatGGTTATTACTATCCAAAGCCAAAAGGTCCGAAGCTTTTACGACGTAGAAGAAATCTTTATAACGTATAA
- the LOC124947307 gene encoding uncharacterized protein LOC124947307 isoform X3, with translation MKKMTRKANFQGRLILILALITACMTIVQSTKTKEEKIDIGNDSREKRHVGITEVSSADRGERSTNIPNIRVFNKSSSSSKSNEISSETGRKVSHRLIGGHLRDDRVKKLCDVKDEDMLASSAGNGKETKSSLRSDDDDERKTLSQQVKEGKYGLIQNEIYENEDKPRRPGIISYLDNPEVPRDTIENLGGLDEDEIWLAENHLLVLKGGNFPGRGPTNRPSFYPSNKNKEKWPPIDNYQAPKRQVKIPSKPKVPPPFPVQLKDGGPIQIIGINGSTEIENVTLDRTMDPFYGKGGILPGDGPFFTITSNGTIVVPDFDYPFNSTTDDVKGSTVTNDDGKNIKSEEPPIYYHAIPPGAVFVPPPSNRSDYDDEDQSIYYPPPYSFYYPQDNTTSVPPGPLVPGIILPPPPDFFSSLEEKKTTTKKYTKRPGTSMLPKSRPTYLPPRKLTTRKQWESTTVVPRISTTQLPRTRIYNSSMLKNLTGTPVTRIHSSTVPYEEVTTVIPEIRSTLRNNNKYYGVSSLIGNRVIETSTEDKVQTWPRSTNSKSLPVLTYYASTTPSSIDESVEVTPASIKNVITTEQPVQLPNRASYYFYEESNDGNVASTVESAPVYYQTTTESPYYKFETLSEQSRDEKPYYRIETNSPKDISSSRDYNVKLIDALVDNPQIFQYRGSEDSSTKYDSTLNRDQGERLLADQAPIYYQTITPRPSLSLQRSYYTTPKSSSRYYQESKERVDNRQDTISKPIYQYSFEVADYSRRGQDQRPYYRQQNERVTYDYQTVKSNNNQRYNYENDQPDKVPYKIQSHIYPSTTGRSTLNVTPNPQHAYFTRQEERLLDDVTKEYFTIFGKKINGKETQSTTPIYNKANHVTEKPNYNVNRYVSNDYNVPPEITYRDQLYYDNDAPPPPPPPNLESDTRVNYRRPLPPINPDSEFIEVFDPKQRGQPYVQQEPTISLKDDILVNYRNPRPSINPDAEFIHPISIPNQGSVNTEKNSAYFAYRLPGDGGHFYFLTPQAIRQEQNGGDSGSNDNNDDGDSGGGGGGGGSSDGYYYPKPKGPKLLRRRRNLYNV, from the coding sequence atGACTCGCAAGGCAAACTTCCAGGGACGATTGATCCTGATTCTAGCATTAATAACGGCATGTATGACGATCGTCCAATCGACgaagacaaaagaagaaaagatcgatATTGGCAATGATAGTAGGGAAAAAAGACACGTAGGAATCACTGAAGTATCGTCCGCCGATCGAGGAGAACGATCTACTAATATACCAAACATTCGAGTTTTCAACAAATCATCATCGAGTAGTAAAAGCAATGAGATAAGCTCGGAAACAGGAAGGAAAGTATCCCATAGATTAATCGGAGGTCATTTGAGAGATGACAGggtaaaaaaattatgcgaTGTGAAAGATGAGGATATGTTAGCGTCGTCGGCTGGTAATggtaaagaaacaaaaagttcACTTCGTagtgacgacgacgatgaaagaaaaactctGTCACAACAGGTAAAGGAAGGTAAATATGGTCTgatacaaaatgaaatatacgaAAATGAGGATAAACCTAGGCGACCGGGTATCATAAGTTATCTCGATAATCCCGAGGTACCGAGAGATACCATTGAAAATCTCGGTGGTCTTGACGAGGATGAAATATGGTTGGCGGAAAATCATTTGCTTGTATTAAAGGGCGGTAATTTTCCGGGACGTGGTCCAACAAATCGGCCGTCGTTTTATCCGTCGaataagaacaaagaaaagtgGCCACCGATCGATAATTATCAAGCACCTAAAAGACAGGTCAAAATACCGTCTAAACCAAAAGTACCACCACCATTTCCTGTACAACTTAAGGATGGAGGACCGATACAGATTATTGGGATCAATGGTAGTACAGAGATCGAAAATGTTACGTTAGATCGGACAATGGATCCTTTTTATGGGAAGGGAGGTATTTTACCAGGGGATGGACCGTTCTTTACGATAACATCAAATGGTACAATCGTCGTACCAGATTTTGATTATCCTTTTAATTCTACCACGGATGATGTTAAAGGATCAACCGTTACAAATGACGatggaaaaaatatcaaatccgAGGAACCACCAATTTACTATCATGCAATACCACCTGGCGCTGTATTTGTACCACCACCAAGCAATCGTTCCGATTACGATGACGAGGATCAATCGATATATTATCCACCACCGTATAGCTTTTATTATCCGCAAGATAATACTACGTCAGTACCACCAGGTCCTTTAGTACCTGGTATCATTTTGCCACCACCGCCAGACTTCTTCTCATCActcgaggaaaagaaaactacGACGAAGAAATATACTAAACGTCCAGGCACCTCGATGCTTCCAAAATCAAGACCGACTTATCTTCCACCGAGAAAGCTTACAACGAGAAAACAATGGGAAAGTACGACGGTCGTGCCAAGAATAAGTACAACGCAATTGCCACGTACGAGAATATACAATTCATCGATGTTAAAGAATTTAACGGGAACACCCGTTACAAGGATTCATTCAAGTACCGTACCTTACGAAGAAGTTACGACTGTTATACCAGAAATACGATCTactttaagaaataataataaatattacggcGTTAGTTCATTGATTGGAAATAGAGTGATAGAAACTAGTACAGAAGATAAGGTTCAAACGTGGCCCAGATCGACCAATAGCAAATCTCTTCCGGTATTGACTTATTATGCTTCAACGACACCTTCGTCAATCGATGAATCCGTGGAAGTGACACCAGCTTCTATCAAGAACGTTATAACGACCGAACAACCAGTACAATTACCGAACAGAGCatcatattatttctatgaGGAATCTAATGATGGTAATGTTGCTAGTACCGTAGAATCGGCACCAGTTTATTATCAGACTACTACGGAATCCCcttattataaattcgaaaCACTTTCTGAACAATCAAGAGACGAGAAACCATATTATAGAATCGAAACTAATTCACCAAAGGATATCTCTTCATCGAGAGATTACAATGTTAAACTGATAGATGCCCTTGTTGATAATcctcaaatatttcaatatagaGGTTCCGAAGATTCATCCACGAAATATGATTCAACATTGAATAGAGATCAAGGCGAACGATTATTGGCGGATCAAGCTCCGATCTATTATCAAACGATAACACCTCGTCCGTCTTTATCATTACAACGATCCTATTACACTACACCAAAATCTTCTTCTAGGTATTATCAAGAATCGAAAGAACGAGTTGACAATAGACAAGATACGATATCTAAACCAATTTATCAATACAGTTTCGAAGTAGCTGATTATTCGAGGAGAGGTCAGGATCAACGACCTTATTATAGACAACAAAATGAACGTGTTACGTACGATTATCAAACAGTTAAATCTAATAACAATCAACGATATAATTATGAGAACGATCAACCGGATAAGGTACCTTACAAAATTCAAAGTCACATATATCCATCTACGACTGGTCGATCAACGTTAAACGTTACTCCCAATCCTCAGCATGCATATTTCACGCGACAAGAGGAAAGACTTTTGGACGACGTTACGAAAGAATACTTTACGATATTtggtaagaaaattaatggaaaGGAAACACAAAGTACTACGCCGATTTATAACAAGGCCAATCATGTTACGGAGAAACCCAATTACAATGTTAATAGATATGTATCAAATGATTATAACGTACCACCGGAAATTACTTATAGAGATCAGTTATATTACGATAACGatgcaccaccaccaccaccaccaccaaatCTAGAAAGTGATACACGCGTTAATTATCGCCGACCTTTACCACCTATCAATCCAGACAGCGAATTTATTGAAGTATTCGATCCAAAACAACGTGGACAACCGTATGTTCAACAAGAACCAACAATTTCCCTTAAGGACGATATACTTGTTAATTATCGTAATCCAAGGCCATCGATAAATCCCGATGCCGAATTTATTCATCCTATTTCTATACCTAATCAAGGTTCTGTTAATACTGAAAAAAATAGTGCATACTTTGCCTATAGATTACCAGGCGACGGtggtcatttttatttccttacgCCTCAAGCGATTAGGCAAGAACAAAATGGAGGAGATAGtggtagtaatgataataacgatgacggtgatagtggtggtggtggtggtggtggtggtagtagtgatGGTTATTACTATCCAAAGCCAAAAGGTCCGAAGCTTTTACGACGTAGAAGAAATCTTTATAACGTATAA